In a single window of the Streptomyces sp. NBC_00094 genome:
- a CDS encoding glycoside hydrolase family 2 TIM barrel-domain containing protein, with protein sequence MSDLPWYEDVSPGRGTLPPRAWYAGSDAATLSLNGSWGFRLSPAADTEDASFAAPGFDASAWGAVTVPGHWVLQGKEKEYGGPVYTNVRYPFPVDPPRVPTENPTGDHLRRFDLPADWPADGGAVLRLDGVESCARVWLNGTELGDFKGSRLAHEFAVGHLLKARDNVLALRVHQWSSGSYLEDQDQWWLPGVFRDVTLLHRPEGAPGDFFTHASYDHTTATGTLRVECDVPGRVTVPELGLDLATGESATVPAEPWSAETPRLYEGELMAGGERVPLRIGFRTVAVENGVLTVNGRRILFRGVNRHEFHPEHGRSLDLATMRADVELMKRHNINAVRTSHYPPHPAFLDLCDTYGLWVIDEGDLETHGFEDLEWRGNPVDDERWTPALLDRAARLVERDKNHPSVVVWSLGNECGVGAGLTAVARWIRDRDPSRALHYEGDRSCADTDVYSRMYPPHAEVEEIGRRADEGPEARRRLPFILCEYAHAMGNGPGGLSEYQRLFETYERCQGGFVWEWIDHGLAHPVYGHGYGGDFGEEVHDGNFVCDGLLFPDRTPSPGLLEYKKVIEPVRIAPDGPGSVLVGNGHDVVDLTHLAFTWSFLADGETLATGPLDVPPLAAGESARVTLPSAPAHPAGAETLWTVRALLAQDTAWAPAGHEVAWGQVPVSAATPAPREATDVRPVRAAGRISLGPGSFDPRTGEPLAIGSLPVTGLRLDVWRAPTDNDEGAPWQPDERHGPLWRELGLHRMRHRVDDVALEDDSLTVRTRVAPAARDVGLRTTYRWTSDGAALRLRVEVVPEGEWRVPLPRLGVGLGLPAALDRAVWYGAGPGEAYPDTRAAARLGRWEAAVDALRTPYLRPQENGARIDTRWLVLTDSTGAGPGVRVEGDPAFSFTARPWTTAQLEAAAHPTDLVAGDTLRLHLDHAQHGIGSQSCGPGVLPAYRLDAAPATFSLTFTPMEGR encoded by the coding sequence ATGTCCGACCTGCCCTGGTACGAAGACGTCTCCCCCGGCCGCGGCACGCTGCCGCCCCGGGCCTGGTACGCGGGCTCCGACGCCGCCACCCTCTCCCTGAACGGCTCGTGGGGCTTCCGCCTCTCCCCCGCCGCCGACACCGAGGACGCCTCCTTCGCGGCCCCGGGCTTCGACGCGAGCGCCTGGGGCGCCGTCACGGTCCCGGGCCACTGGGTGCTCCAGGGCAAGGAGAAGGAGTACGGCGGCCCCGTCTACACCAACGTCCGGTACCCCTTCCCCGTCGACCCGCCCCGCGTTCCCACCGAGAACCCGACCGGCGACCATCTGCGCCGCTTCGACCTGCCAGCCGACTGGCCTGCGGACGGCGGGGCCGTCCTCCGCCTCGACGGGGTCGAGTCCTGCGCCCGGGTCTGGCTCAACGGCACGGAGCTCGGCGACTTCAAGGGCTCCCGGCTGGCCCACGAGTTCGCCGTCGGCCACCTCCTGAAGGCCCGGGACAACGTCCTCGCGCTCCGCGTCCACCAGTGGTCCTCCGGCTCCTACCTGGAGGACCAGGACCAGTGGTGGCTGCCGGGCGTGTTCCGGGACGTGACCCTGCTGCACCGGCCGGAGGGCGCCCCCGGCGACTTCTTCACGCACGCCTCGTACGACCACACCACCGCCACGGGCACCCTGCGCGTGGAGTGCGACGTGCCCGGCCGGGTCACCGTGCCCGAGCTGGGTCTCGACCTCGCCACCGGGGAGTCGGCGACGGTGCCGGCCGAACCGTGGAGCGCCGAGACGCCCCGGCTGTACGAGGGCGAGCTCATGGCCGGCGGCGAGCGGGTCCCGCTGCGGATCGGCTTCCGGACCGTGGCCGTCGAGAACGGGGTCCTCACGGTGAACGGCCGCCGGATCCTCTTCCGCGGGGTGAACCGCCACGAGTTCCACCCGGAGCACGGCCGGAGCCTGGACCTCGCGACGATGCGCGCGGACGTGGAGCTGATGAAGCGGCACAACATCAACGCCGTCCGCACCTCGCACTACCCGCCGCACCCCGCCTTCCTCGACCTGTGCGACACGTACGGGCTGTGGGTGATCGACGAGGGCGACCTGGAGACGCACGGCTTCGAGGACCTGGAATGGCGGGGCAATCCGGTCGACGACGAGCGCTGGACCCCGGCGCTTCTCGACCGGGCCGCCCGGCTCGTGGAGCGGGACAAGAACCACCCCTCGGTGGTCGTCTGGTCGCTCGGCAACGAGTGCGGGGTCGGCGCGGGACTCACCGCGGTGGCCCGGTGGATCCGCGACCGCGACCCGTCCCGCGCCCTCCACTACGAGGGCGACCGCTCCTGCGCGGACACCGACGTCTACTCGCGGATGTACCCGCCGCACGCCGAGGTCGAGGAGATCGGCCGCAGGGCCGACGAAGGCCCGGAGGCCAGGCGTCGACTCCCCTTCATCCTCTGCGAGTACGCGCACGCGATGGGCAACGGACCGGGCGGACTCTCCGAGTACCAGCGGCTGTTCGAGACGTACGAGCGCTGCCAGGGCGGCTTCGTCTGGGAGTGGATCGACCACGGTCTCGCCCACCCGGTGTACGGCCACGGCTACGGCGGCGACTTCGGGGAGGAGGTGCACGACGGGAACTTCGTCTGCGACGGTCTGCTCTTCCCCGACCGGACGCCGTCGCCGGGGCTCCTGGAGTACAAGAAGGTGATCGAGCCGGTACGGATCGCGCCCGACGGTCCGGGCTCGGTCCTGGTGGGCAACGGCCACGACGTCGTCGATCTCACGCATCTCGCCTTCACCTGGTCCTTCCTGGCCGACGGCGAGACCCTCGCCACCGGCCCGCTCGACGTCCCGCCGCTCGCCGCCGGAGAGAGCGCACGGGTGACGCTGCCTTCCGCGCCCGCGCACCCGGCCGGGGCCGAAACCCTGTGGACGGTACGGGCGTTGCTCGCCCAGGACACCGCCTGGGCGCCCGCCGGGCACGAGGTGGCCTGGGGGCAGGTCCCGGTCTCCGCAGCCACCCCCGCGCCACGAGAGGCGACCGACGTACGGCCCGTCCGCGCGGCCGGCCGGATCAGCCTCGGCCCCGGGTCCTTCGACCCCCGCACCGGCGAACCCCTCGCTATCGGCTCCCTCCCTGTCACCGGCCTCCGGCTCGACGTCTGGCGGGCGCCGACGGACAACGACGAGGGCGCGCCCTGGCAGCCCGACGAGCGCCACGGGCCGCTCTGGCGCGAACTCGGCCTGCACCGGATGCGCCACCGCGTCGACGACGTCGCCCTGGAGGACGACTCCTTGACCGTACGGACCCGGGTGGCGCCGGCCGCCCGGGACGTCGGCCTGCGCACCACGTACCGCTGGACCTCGGACGGCGCCGCGTTGCGGCTCCGGGTCGAGGTGGTCCCCGAGGGCGAGTGGCGGGTGCCGCTCCCCCGGCTCGGGGTCGGGCTCGGGCTCCCGGCCGCCCTGGACCGGGCCGTCTGGTACGGCGCCGGGCCCGGCGAGGCGTACCCCGACACCCGGGCCGCCGCGCGGCTCGGCCGCTGGGAGGCCGCGGTGGACGCGCTCCGGACCCCGTACCTGCGACCGCAGGAGAACGGGGCCCGGATCGACACCCGGTGGCTGGTCCTGACGGACTCCACCGGGGCCGGTCCCGGCGTACGGGTGGAGGGCGACCCGGCGTTCTCGTTCACGGCCCGCCCCTGGACCACCGCGCAGCTGGAGGCTGCCGCCCACCCCACCGATCTGGTGGCGGGCGACACGCTCCGGCTGCACCTGGACCACGCCCAGCACGGCATCGGCTCCCAGTCCTGCGGACCGGGTGTGCTGCCCGCGTACCGGCTGGACGCGGCCCCGGCCACGTTCAGCCTGACCTTCACCCCGATGGAGGGCCGGTGA
- a CDS encoding LacI family DNA-binding transcriptional regulator has product MVTLADVARHAGVSASTVSYVLSGKRSISAPTRERIQHSIDALGYRPHAGARALASSRTDILALMMPLRTGLYVPVMMEIAMAVTTTARSHGYDVLLLTGEEGPEAVRRVEGSAIADAMIVMDVELDDPRLPCLKEAERPSVLIGLPAESADSAVLDCVDLDFEAAGARCVEHLAGLGHTRIAVLGEPPAVYARDTGFAARTLTGLRAAADAHGVGLLHRPVEGTYAAVAAAVTRVFEERPGTTALVVQNEAAVEPLLALLRHQGRAVPEDVSVVAICPDQVAVHASVPLTAVSVPAQEMGRLAVERLVARLDGEASRGTELIAPRLTERASTGRAAGTGAGRPADSAAGATAGASATAGASGEPAEASGSTASAASTEGRRGHGGR; this is encoded by the coding sequence GTGGTCACCCTCGCCGATGTCGCCCGCCACGCCGGGGTATCGGCCAGCACCGTCAGCTACGTGCTCAGCGGCAAACGCTCCATCTCCGCCCCCACCCGCGAGCGGATCCAGCACAGCATCGACGCCCTCGGCTACCGGCCGCACGCCGGCGCCCGCGCGCTCGCCAGCAGCCGGACCGACATCCTCGCCCTGATGATGCCGCTCCGCACCGGCCTCTACGTACCGGTGATGATGGAGATCGCGATGGCCGTCACCACCACCGCCCGCTCCCACGGGTACGACGTGCTGCTGCTCACCGGCGAGGAGGGCCCCGAGGCCGTCCGGCGCGTCGAGGGCAGCGCGATCGCCGACGCCATGATCGTCATGGACGTCGAGCTCGACGACCCGCGGCTGCCCTGTCTCAAGGAAGCCGAACGGCCCTCCGTCCTCATCGGCCTGCCCGCCGAGTCCGCCGACTCGGCCGTTCTCGACTGCGTCGACCTCGACTTCGAGGCCGCCGGAGCGCGCTGCGTCGAGCACCTCGCGGGCCTCGGCCACACCCGGATCGCCGTCCTCGGCGAGCCGCCCGCCGTCTACGCCCGCGACACCGGCTTCGCCGCCCGCACGCTCACCGGGCTGCGCGCCGCCGCCGACGCGCACGGCGTCGGGCTGCTCCACCGCCCCGTGGAGGGCACCTACGCGGCCGTCGCCGCCGCCGTCACCCGGGTCTTCGAGGAACGCCCCGGCACCACGGCCCTCGTCGTCCAGAACGAGGCCGCCGTGGAACCCCTGCTCGCGCTCCTGCGCCACCAGGGCAGGGCGGTGCCGGAGGACGTCTCCGTCGTCGCCATCTGCCCCGACCAGGTCGCGGTCCACGCCTCCGTACCGCTCACCGCCGTCTCCGTACCCGCCCAGGAGATGGGACGACTGGCCGTCGAACGGCTCGTCGCCCGCCTCGACGGGGAGGCCTCGCGCGGTACGGAGCTGATCGCACCGCGCCTGACCGAACGCGCCAGCACCGGGCGGGCGGCGGGCACGGGGGCCGGAAGGCCCGCCGACTCCGCGGCGGGCGCGACGGCCGGGGCGTCCGCGACCGCCGGTGCGTCCGGCGAGCCCGCCGAGGCCTCCGGTTCCACGGCCTCCGCCGCCTCCACCGAGGGCCGTCGTGGTCACGGCGGACGCTGA
- a CDS encoding SigE family RNA polymerase sigma factor, producing MVTADADDDDSATEFRAFFARHYAELARLAHLLTGETDAADDLAADAMLALWHRWDRVRAADHPAAYARGVVTNLVRTRIRGTVRERRRIAAFWDRRPDHVEDPDIPAVIDVRTALRALPFRKRACVVLRHAFDLSERDTALALGISVGTVKSQTAKGMAELQRLLGERAATELVAGRR from the coding sequence GTGGTCACGGCGGACGCTGACGACGACGACAGCGCGACGGAGTTCCGGGCCTTCTTCGCGCGCCACTACGCCGAACTCGCCCGCCTCGCGCACCTGCTGACCGGCGAGACCGACGCCGCCGACGACCTCGCGGCCGACGCCATGCTCGCCCTGTGGCACCGCTGGGACCGGGTCCGCGCCGCCGACCACCCCGCCGCCTACGCCCGGGGCGTCGTCACCAACCTCGTCCGGACCCGGATCCGGGGCACCGTCCGCGAACGGCGGCGGATCGCCGCCTTCTGGGACCGGCGCCCGGACCACGTCGAGGACCCGGACATCCCGGCCGTCATCGACGTACGGACGGCGCTGCGCGCCCTGCCGTTCCGCAAGCGCGCCTGCGTCGTGCTCCGGCACGCCTTCGACCTCTCCGAACGCGACACCGCGCTCGCGCTGGGGATCTCGGTCGGTACGGTGAAGAGCCAGACCGCCAAGGGGATGGCGGAGCTCCAGCGCCTCCTGGGCGAGCGGGCTGCCACCGAACTCGTCGCGGGGAGGCGTTGA
- a CDS encoding transposase has translation MSQGTLVKRQFGHHARLALSPAQVSKTDDQAHAARAMWNLLHAWWQMMPKEVRTLANADAAIRQAREDIDFLAVLPAQAAQAVLKTYFQAWKNCWDGRADAPNFKGRFRTVMPVDIPQGRDLNVTRVHRRWGMVSIPKVGRVRFRWTKDLPVGKRADAENRITGARLVKDALGWHIAFRVQALETTPAPHRGPEVGIDVGVTVPLALSDGETYEHGDWLTGKEQARLLHLEQRAAQRKRHRRPGERTSRRLHHTYDRIAGLRAKAKRRALDWQHQTTTAIARRYGTVVVEALTITNMVKSAKGTIEEPGRNVAQKSGLNRSIHAEAWGRTVTMLTYKTARHGGTLVKVPVPGTSRRCSACGFTVPGSRESQAVFVCKNPDCGWSGNADHNAARNVLHLYRMGLALIPAAGRAVVRRAKRVKPATAR, from the coding sequence GTGAGTCAAGGCACCCTGGTCAAGCGGCAGTTCGGGCACCACGCCCGGCTTGCGCTGTCGCCCGCCCAGGTGTCGAAGACCGATGACCAAGCGCACGCGGCCCGCGCCATGTGGAACCTTCTCCACGCGTGGTGGCAGATGATGCCGAAGGAAGTGCGGACTCTCGCGAACGCGGACGCCGCCATCCGGCAGGCCCGCGAGGACATCGACTTCCTCGCCGTCCTGCCCGCGCAGGCCGCGCAAGCGGTCCTCAAGACGTACTTCCAGGCGTGGAAAAACTGCTGGGACGGCCGGGCCGATGCCCCGAACTTCAAGGGCCGGTTCCGCACGGTGATGCCCGTGGACATCCCGCAGGGCCGGGACCTGAACGTCACCCGCGTGCACCGGCGCTGGGGCATGGTCAGTATTCCCAAGGTGGGCCGTGTCCGGTTCCGGTGGACCAAGGACCTGCCCGTCGGCAAGCGTGCCGATGCGGAGAACCGGATCACCGGGGCGCGGCTGGTCAAGGACGCGCTCGGCTGGCACATCGCCTTCCGCGTCCAGGCCCTGGAGACCACGCCTGCGCCTCACCGGGGGCCGGAGGTCGGCATCGACGTGGGCGTCACCGTGCCCCTCGCGCTCTCGGACGGCGAGACGTACGAGCACGGCGACTGGCTGACCGGCAAGGAGCAGGCCAGGCTCCTGCACCTGGAGCAGCGCGCCGCGCAGCGCAAGCGACACCGCAGGCCCGGCGAGCGCACCAGCCGCAGGCTGCACCACACCTACGACCGGATCGCGGGACTCCGCGCGAAAGCCAAGCGCCGAGCCCTGGACTGGCAGCACCAGACGACCACCGCCATCGCCCGCAGATACGGAACGGTCGTGGTCGAAGCACTCACCATCACGAACATGGTCAAGTCCGCCAAGGGAACCATCGAAGAGCCGGGGAGGAACGTCGCCCAGAAATCCGGGCTGAACCGCTCCATCCACGCAGAGGCATGGGGGCGCACGGTCACCATGCTGACGTACAAGACCGCCCGGCACGGCGGCACCCTGGTCAAGGTCCCCGTCCCCGGCACCTCCCGGCGCTGCTCCGCCTGTGGCTTCACCGTGCCCGGGAGCCGGGAGTCCCAGGCTGTGTTCGTGTGCAAGAACCCGGACTGCGGCTGGTCGGGCAACGCCGACCACAACGCGGCCCGGAACGTCCTGCATCTGTACCGGATGGGCCTCGCGCTCATCCCGGCTGCCGGAAGGGCAGTCGTCAGGCGCGCGAAACGCGTCAAGCCCGCTACCGCAAGGTAA
- a CDS encoding right-handed parallel beta-helix repeat-containing protein, which yields MSRTARTRSTILALSVLAASVGLGALAAPARAATVTVSTAAALASALQSAAPGTVIQIRGGTYYPTATLQSTANGTASAPVQLRPYGSETVRIDGSQLPAGSWIFKLTADYWSVSDLTFQNSPDSAVVCTSCTGTRWERIKTINGGDSGFTLTGNDTNGNTVRNLDSYGHYDAATHGENADGLAVKFGSGTGNLITGARLSNNSDDGLDLWSWSSPLTIEHTWAYGNGKNRWSDSAFAGDGNGYKLGGDGEVVAHVVNNSAAWDNAGNGFTENSNKGAIVINRTTAYANGNKGYYFATGAARLGKNLAVGNGGGSVNAGASVVSAGNNWDAGIATPAFLSTDATSAYGARKADGSLPATAFLTTGSTTIGSTMN from the coding sequence ATGTCTCGTACCGCACGCACCAGGAGCACCATCCTCGCCCTCTCCGTCCTGGCCGCGAGCGTCGGCCTCGGCGCCCTCGCGGCCCCGGCGCGGGCCGCCACCGTCACCGTCTCGACCGCGGCCGCCCTGGCCAGTGCCCTCCAGAGCGCCGCTCCCGGCACGGTCATCCAGATCCGCGGCGGCACCTACTACCCCACCGCCACCCTCCAGTCCACGGCCAACGGCACCGCGTCCGCCCCCGTCCAGCTGCGGCCGTACGGCTCCGAGACGGTCCGCATCGACGGCTCGCAACTCCCGGCCGGTTCCTGGATCTTCAAGCTCACCGCCGACTACTGGTCGGTCTCCGACCTCACCTTCCAGAACTCCCCGGACAGCGCGGTCGTCTGCACGTCCTGCACGGGCACCCGGTGGGAGCGGATCAAGACCATCAACGGCGGCGACTCCGGCTTCACACTCACCGGGAACGACACCAACGGCAACACCGTCCGGAACCTGGACTCCTACGGTCACTACGACGCCGCCACCCACGGCGAGAACGCCGACGGGCTGGCCGTGAAGTTCGGCTCGGGCACCGGGAACCTGATCACCGGGGCGCGGCTCTCCAACAACTCGGACGACGGCCTCGACCTGTGGTCCTGGTCGAGCCCGCTGACGATCGAGCACACCTGGGCGTACGGGAACGGGAAGAACCGCTGGTCGGACAGCGCGTTCGCGGGCGACGGCAACGGCTACAAGCTGGGCGGGGACGGCGAGGTCGTCGCCCACGTCGTCAACAACTCCGCCGCCTGGGACAACGCCGGCAACGGCTTCACCGAGAACAGCAACAAGGGTGCGATCGTCATCAACCGGACGACCGCCTACGCCAACGGCAACAAGGGCTACTACTTCGCCACGGGTGCGGCCCGCCTCGGCAAGAACCTCGCCGTCGGCAACGGCGGCGGCTCGGTGAACGCGGGCGCGTCGGTCGTCTCGGCGGGCAACAACTGGGACGCGGGGATCGCGACGCCCGCCTTCCTGTCCACCGACGCGACCAGCGCGTACGGGGCACGGAAGGCGGACGGCTCGCTGCCCGCGACGGCCTTCCTGACCACCGGGTCGACGACGATCGGCTCGACGATGAACTGA
- a CDS encoding pectinesterase family protein — MPSHHPGAATPGRRSLLTAGFGAALALALPATTATASPGGSFGPISPSAPFGRFGSPAARLTERTLYVHPGGLGDHTSVQAAVSAASGTGWTLVLAPGTYRETVTVSSARTDMTWIGASGDPRDVVVVYDNAAGTPRPEGGTYGTSGSATTTVQADGFTARGVTFANDFLRTDLPGNPGTQAVALKAQGDRSAFFHCRFLGHQDTLYADSMSLSAFARQYFAHCHVEGDVDFVFGRARAVFEHCHFRTLVRTDLAGAPYGFVFAPSTAGANPYGFLASRCRITSEAPDGYYKLARPWVPSSDTSAWPSLVVRESVLGSGIDAVAPYANMRDAYPWQAQRFAEYRNTGRGAAVTVPENRPQLAAAEAATATRETYLGDWEPRSPCE, encoded by the coding sequence ATGCCCTCGCACCACCCCGGAGCCGCCACCCCCGGCCGTCGTTCCCTGCTCACCGCCGGTTTCGGCGCGGCCCTCGCCCTGGCGCTGCCCGCCACCACGGCGACGGCGTCGCCGGGCGGCTCCTTCGGCCCCATCAGCCCCTCCGCCCCCTTCGGCCGGTTCGGTTCGCCCGCCGCCCGGCTCACCGAGCGGACGCTGTACGTGCACCCCGGCGGCCTCGGCGACCACACCTCCGTGCAGGCCGCGGTCTCCGCCGCGAGCGGCACGGGCTGGACCCTGGTGCTCGCCCCCGGCACGTACCGCGAGACGGTCACGGTGAGCTCCGCCCGTACGGACATGACCTGGATCGGCGCGAGCGGGGACCCCCGGGACGTCGTCGTCGTGTACGACAACGCGGCCGGCACGCCCCGGCCCGAGGGCGGCACCTACGGCACGAGCGGCTCCGCGACGACCACCGTCCAGGCGGACGGCTTCACCGCGCGGGGGGTCACCTTCGCCAACGACTTCCTCCGGACCGACCTTCCCGGGAACCCCGGCACGCAGGCCGTCGCGCTGAAGGCGCAGGGCGACCGCTCGGCGTTCTTCCACTGCCGTTTCCTCGGCCACCAGGACACGCTCTACGCGGACTCGATGTCCCTGTCGGCCTTCGCCCGGCAGTACTTCGCGCACTGCCACGTGGAGGGCGACGTCGACTTCGTCTTCGGCCGCGCCCGGGCCGTCTTCGAGCACTGCCACTTCCGTACGCTGGTCCGCACCGATCTGGCGGGCGCCCCGTACGGTTTCGTCTTCGCCCCGTCGACGGCCGGTGCCAACCCGTACGGCTTCCTGGCCTCGCGTTGCCGGATCACCAGCGAGGCGCCCGACGGCTACTACAAGCTGGCCCGGCCGTGGGTGCCGAGCTCGGACACGAGCGCGTGGCCGTCGCTCGTGGTCCGGGAGAGCGTCCTCGGCTCCGGGATCGACGCGGTGGCCCCGTACGCGAACATGCGGGACGCGTACCCGTGGCAGGCCCAGCGCTTCGCCGAGTACCGCAACACCGGTCGGGGTGCCGCGGTCACCGTGCCGGAGAACCGTCCCCAGCTCGCGGCGGCCGAGGCGGCGACGGCGACCCGGGAGACGTACCTCGGCGACTGGGAGCCGCGCAGCCCCTGCGAGTGA
- a CDS encoding polysaccharide lyase family 1 protein: MNRRKQLGVVAATALALTVTAPAAGAHTGHRPVVDPARATLPAGDGWASEGTGTTGGSAADASRVFTVSTWEEFRAALEAPGTEPRIVKVVGTLNATAAGCAAFEAPGYDFARYLADYDPAVWGYENEVSGAQEELRAASATAQGKAIKVKVPANTTIVGVGRHAGITGGSLQVQGVDNVIVRNLTLESPLDCFPQWDPTDGATGAWNSEYDSLVVYGSTHVWIDHDTFTDGAHPDSSLPSYYGEVYQQHDGELDVVRGADLVTVSWNVFTDHDKTLMIGNSDSAGATDRGKLRVTLHHNLFDKVVERAPRVRFGQVDAYNNHFVVAGPSYVYSLGIGQESQLFAEKNAFTLAADVPAGKILKKWKDAPVTVTGNYVNGSPVDLLAVHNEQYPEELLRADAGWTPVLRTRVDHPKAVPALVDHRAGAGRLR, encoded by the coding sequence GTGAACCGACGCAAGCAGCTGGGAGTGGTCGCCGCGACCGCCCTCGCCCTGACGGTCACCGCACCCGCCGCCGGTGCCCACACCGGCCACCGCCCCGTCGTCGACCCGGCCAGGGCGACGCTGCCGGCCGGCGACGGCTGGGCGTCCGAGGGCACCGGCACCACCGGCGGGTCCGCCGCCGACGCCTCCCGGGTCTTCACCGTCTCCACCTGGGAGGAGTTCCGGGCCGCGCTCGAAGCGCCCGGCACGGAGCCCCGCATCGTGAAGGTGGTGGGCACGCTGAACGCCACCGCCGCCGGCTGCGCCGCCTTCGAGGCCCCCGGCTACGACTTCGCCCGCTACCTCGCCGACTACGACCCGGCCGTCTGGGGGTACGAGAACGAGGTCAGCGGCGCCCAGGAGGAGCTGCGGGCGGCCTCCGCCACGGCCCAGGGCAAGGCGATCAAGGTGAAGGTGCCGGCCAACACCACGATCGTGGGTGTCGGGCGGCACGCGGGGATCACCGGCGGAAGCCTCCAGGTGCAGGGCGTGGACAACGTCATCGTCCGCAACCTGACCCTGGAGAGCCCGCTCGACTGCTTCCCGCAGTGGGACCCGACGGACGGCGCCACCGGGGCGTGGAACTCCGAGTACGACAGCCTGGTCGTGTACGGCTCCACCCACGTCTGGATCGACCACGACACCTTCACCGACGGGGCCCACCCGGACAGTTCGCTGCCCTCGTACTACGGGGAGGTCTACCAGCAGCACGACGGCGAACTCGACGTCGTACGCGGCGCGGACCTCGTCACGGTCTCCTGGAACGTCTTCACCGACCACGACAAGACCCTGATGATCGGCAACAGCGACAGCGCCGGCGCCACCGACCGGGGCAAGCTCCGCGTCACCCTGCACCACAACCTCTTCGACAAGGTCGTGGAACGGGCGCCCCGGGTGCGCTTCGGGCAGGTCGACGCGTACAACAACCACTTCGTGGTGGCGGGTCCGTCCTACGTGTACAGCCTCGGCATCGGGCAGGAGTCGCAGCTCTTCGCCGAGAAGAACGCGTTCACGCTCGCCGCGGACGTGCCGGCCGGGAAGATCCTGAAGAAGTGGAAGGACGCGCCGGTCACGGTCACCGGCAACTACGTCAACGGCAGCCCGGTCGACCTGCTCGCCGTCCACAACGAGCAGTACCCCGAGGAGCTCCTGCGCGCGGACGCGGGCTGGACGCCCGTCCTGCGCACCCGCGTCGACCACCCGAAGGCCGTCCCGGCGCTCGTCGACCACCGCGCGGGCGCGGGCCGCCTGCGCTGA
- a CDS encoding rhamnogalacturonan acetylesterase: MSVGRRAVVTAGAGLALALAGAPAARSQGLPPRGLPRMRTLHIAGDSTAAQKYADAAPETGWGMALPFFLHKGLTVANHAVNGRSTKSFLDEGRLDAILPAVRPGDLLLIQFGHNDEKTADPTRYTEPWTTYQDNLRVFVEGARSRGALPVLATSVERRKFAADGTALRTHGAYPAAMRETALEADVPLLDIEALSLALWQELGPEATKTYFNWTATEQDNTHFNPPGAIEVARLVTAELLRTHVLAPRETRRLDDEIPTDRITWPVSEES; encoded by the coding sequence GTGAGCGTCGGCCGCCGCGCGGTGGTCACGGCCGGGGCGGGCCTCGCGCTCGCCCTGGCCGGGGCGCCCGCCGCCCGTTCCCAAGGACTCCCTCCCCGAGGACTCCCCCGTATGCGCACGCTCCACATCGCGGGCGACTCCACCGCCGCCCAGAAGTACGCCGACGCCGCGCCCGAGACCGGGTGGGGCATGGCGCTCCCCTTCTTCCTGCACAAGGGGCTGACCGTCGCCAACCACGCGGTCAACGGACGCAGCACCAAGAGCTTCCTCGACGAGGGCCGGCTCGACGCGATCCTGCCGGCGGTCCGCCCCGGCGACCTGCTCCTGATCCAGTTCGGCCACAACGACGAGAAGACCGCCGACCCCACCCGCTACACCGAGCCGTGGACCACCTACCAGGACAACCTGCGGGTCTTCGTCGAGGGCGCGCGGTCCCGGGGCGCCCTCCCGGTGCTCGCCACCTCCGTCGAACGACGGAAGTTCGCGGCCGACGGCACGGCCCTGCGCACCCACGGCGCGTACCCGGCGGCGATGCGGGAGACCGCCCTGGAGGCGGACGTCCCGCTGCTCGACATCGAGGCGCTGTCCCTGGCCCTGTGGCAGGAGCTCGGCCCCGAGGCCACGAAGACGTACTTCAACTGGACCGCGACCGAGCAGGACAACACCCACTTCAACCCGCCCGGGGCGATCGAGGTGGCCCGCCTCGTCACCGCCGAACTGCTCCGTACCCACGTCCTCGCGCCGCGTGAGACGCGCCGCCTGGACGACGAGATCCCCACCGACCGGATCACCTGGCCCGTTTCCGAGGAGAGCTGA